Part of the Methanobacterium bryantii genome, AAGTAAATATTTAACTTGTCTTGTTTTTATTTTCAGTAAATAAGTGTTTTTTCGGTTTTTTATAAGTATTTTATTTTTAATTAAGATCATTAATAGGGCAAAAATTTAACTACTATAATGAAAAATCATATTTAAGGTTAATTATACTTTGATTTAAAACCGAAAAAACAAAAATAACTGGCTTTAAGCAAATATTTACAATTATTACAAATTAAATTAATATTTATTGCACATATGCAAAGTGCAGGTGAACAAATGAAATGGGGAATAGTCGTTATAGTAATCTTATTGCTCATTGGAGGCTATATTTATGCTTCAAGTGCAAATGGAGATATAGAACCATTAGGAAGGCTAGGATTTGTCAAACTTGCTAATCCAGATATGTACCCTGGACATCCGCACTCTGAACTGCTTGCAAAATATGCGGAAGAGAGAGGGTCAAAATGTGCTCTAGTTGTGCACTTTGCTGGAAGCTCGAACTATCGTAGCTATAAGGAAGGAGATGTATATATAATAGAACTGGCGTTCCATGATACTCAGGGTAACGGTGCTGCAGGTAATGTAAACTATTTTGATTCACTTAAAGTTGCATTATTTGGTGTTCCTGATGGCAGATATACCTACAAATCTGATGGAAAAGTCTACAAAACCTATGAAGAGGCGATGGATCATGTCTATGAGCTTGCAAAGGAACATGGTCAGGTAGGCCCTATTCCAATGGTATGGCACGGAACGGCAAGAAGTGGAAACCCTATGATAACTCAGGGCTGTGGATATCCATTGTTTTTTGATATAGTGAGAAGAGAATATGGAATAATCCCTGCATATTATTATACGCTTAAAGGGATGCTTTTACCGTACATAGGTGATCCTTACAGGAATTTCGAGCTGTCGCACGCTTCATCGCTCCAGTATTATTATACACATGGGATGCTTGATTATGAGTAAATTCATTTTTAAGCATTAAAATTATTTTTTACTTATTTTATTTTTAGATTTTAAAATATGAAAAGTGATTTTTTCTCAATTACATAAACGTACTTCTCAGACTTAGAGATTTCAAAGTCATATTTGGGTTATCTATTTCAAAGAGTATTAAACCGGGTTACATGTTTTATTTAAGCGCGAAATTATTTCTTTTAGTTTATCCACCGGAGCGTCTGTCTTAATTCCTGTAGGTTTAAAATGAGTTCTTGATACGAAATATCCCTCTTCTTTAATTAATTCTAAAACAGCATCAAGGCGAGGAGAACTTGTTTTCATTTTTTTACAGATCTGGTGGAGGTCATAAAAAGTTGCAGGACCGTTTGCTTCTTCATATGTCATATTCAAAAGTTTAGATGCTTTTTTTTCCTGGTTTATTTTTGTATTTTCCATATTTTTTAGCATTGCTTCTATAAACTGCTGATCTAAAATACTGCTGCACCACAGGGGACCTACAGTCTTAAAATTTTTACCACATACTGGACAGATAGAACTGGTTTTAGGAGTTATACCTTGAATTACAGTTCTATTGAGGCAGTTTTCACAGTGCAATATGTATCCTATGTCCTTTTTTAGGGATTCGTCTGTTATCTTTGCTCCTTTTTTGACCCTTGCATATATTCGCATGTAGTGTTCAGTACTGTGTGAGAATAATATTTCAATGCACTTTTTATATTTGGAAAATGTCCTTGCAATAAATCCTGCAAGAATTCTAACCCCTAGCTCATGACAGTATTCAGTTTTAAGGGGCATGGCACCGTATTTTCTAACACATGGATCTTTATATGTCCCGCATAGTCCTGAAGTGTCAGTAGCTGTTGCGCAGATCATTCCTCCTGCTTTTAAACTAATTCCTGCAGATTCCATGTAATAAGATGGGGTACCAAATGGATCTATATCAACAATGTCGAATTTTCCTTTGCATTTCCTAAGTAAGATGTTTGCATCTTCTTTGCATGTTTTTATGTTGTCTAAATCGTTTATTTCAATATTTTCATTTGCAAATTGGATTGCCAGGGGGTTTATATCAGTTACAACTACCCTGGAGACATTTTCTATCTCCTTTGCATATCTCACACCTCTGATTCCACTTCCTCCAAAAGCATCACATATGCTAATTTCATGCTCTAATTCTTCTTTATATGTCTTTATTGCAATTACAGATATGTCTCTGTTAAGTTCCATCACGGGATTGTAAAAAACGGGAGCTTTAGACGATACTTTATCAAATTCTGGGGTTTTAATCGTTACAAGCCCTTCATGAATGATTTTAGTGTCCATAATTTAACCATGCCCTTTTTATGATTGTTTTTAAATAAATTGAATAGGTAAATTTAATCAAATACAAATTTTTTAGAATTATTAAAATATAGTAAATTCAATTATTAATTTAATCTTTTATAACTTTAAATTCATTTCCCTGAAATTAAATTACTTAAAGTGTTGCAATTAATTAAAAATTAGATTTTTAATGGAACAAACTGAACTGCATTATAATTTAATTATTTTTATCAGGCTAAAATCATTTTTCTAATACAGAAGTAAATATGATTTTATACAACTTATTTATGTTACAGTAACATACTTTTTTAAACTAATAAATTTAGGTTTAGTTTTAAAGCATGTAAATACATTTTTTATAGATAAACTAATCCATAACATTTGGTTATGCACTACAAATCAAATGAATGAATGTTATTAATAATTAAATACAAATAGTTATACTCTAGTACTAGAGCTAATGGGGGAATAATTATATCAAAAATTCCATTTTTATATAATGCAGAATTGGGTAAAAATAGCTGGTGGAGATATATTGTTACGATTGTAGCGACATGGGGAATACAGGGAATAGTAGGAATTCTTGTGGCTGTGCTTTTTGTAGTATTTTTAATTATGCAAAATGGTATTTCTGCAGTGGGTTTAAATATTCAATCTATTCAATCGAATTCGCTGTTTCTGGTAGCACTGGCATTAATTGGCTTTACGGCTTCTTATTTCGTTTTTTATTTATGCACACGTTTTATACATAAAAGACTATTCATATCGTTATTTACTACTAAATCAAGGATTAATTGGGGTAGAATGTTAAAAGGAGCAGTTTTATGGTTTTTAATACTGGGGATGTTAACTTTAATTTTCTATTTAATTAATCCTGCAAGTTATGAATTAACTTTTAACCCCAGTACATTTGGAATGCTTTTAATTTTAAGTTTGATAACATTTCCAATACAGGCCTCCTTTGAAGAAGTATTTTTCAGGGGATATTTAATGCAGGGAGTGGGTTTATTAAGTAAAAAACCAATTGTACCCCTTCTGGCTACTTCATTTTTGTTCGGTATTGGACACATTATGAATGGGACGGGTATGACTTTAAGCGTATTTCCATTAATTGAGACAGTTATAATTGGTATAGCGCTGGGTATTATAACTTTAGGGGAAGATGGTATAGAAACTGCAATTGGAATACATGTTATGAATAATCTTTATGCGGTGCTCATAGTCAGTACCCCCGACGGAATATTTGGTAATTTACCATCTATCATGATGACTTCATCCAGTCCTTCGGGTGATATTCTTACAACAGCAGCAGCCGCTGTAATTGCAGTGGTAATTATATTCTGGAATAAAAAAGATAAATTAAGGGATATATTTAGATGGGAAGACGCAGAACCTAATTAAATTTATTTAA contains:
- a CDS encoding tRNA (guanine(10)-N(2))-dimethyltransferase, whose translation is MDTKIIHEGLVTIKTPEFDKVSSKAPVFYNPVMELNRDISVIAIKTYKEELEHEISICDAFGGSGIRGVRYAKEIENVSRVVVTDINPLAIQFANENIEINDLDNIKTCKEDANILLRKCKGKFDIVDIDPFGTPSYYMESAGISLKAGGMICATATDTSGLCGTYKDPCVRKYGAMPLKTEYCHELGVRILAGFIARTFSKYKKCIEILFSHSTEHYMRIYARVKKGAKITDESLKKDIGYILHCENCLNRTVIQGITPKTSSICPVCGKNFKTVGPLWCSSILDQQFIEAMLKNMENTKINQEKKASKLLNMTYEEANGPATFYDLHQICKKMKTSSPRLDAVLELIKEEGYFVSRTHFKPTGIKTDAPVDKLKEIISRLNKTCNPV
- a CDS encoding CPBP family intramembrane glutamic endopeptidase is translated as MGKNSWWRYIVTIVATWGIQGIVGILVAVLFVVFLIMQNGISAVGLNIQSIQSNSLFLVALALIGFTASYFVFYLCTRFIHKRLFISLFTTKSRINWGRMLKGAVLWFLILGMLTLIFYLINPASYELTFNPSTFGMLLILSLITFPIQASFEEVFFRGYLMQGVGLLSKKPIVPLLATSFLFGIGHIMNGTGMTLSVFPLIETVIIGIALGIITLGEDGIETAIGIHVMNNLYAVLIVSTPDGIFGNLPSIMMTSSSPSGDILTTAAAAVIAVVIIFWNKKDKLRDIFRWEDAEPN